A part of Streptomyces sp. NBC_01235 genomic DNA contains:
- a CDS encoding MarR family winged helix-turn-helix transcriptional regulator — protein sequence MSLTSAATLATLDRTGPRRITDLAAVEGVTQPAMTALVRVMEESGLVERRGDASDKRVTLVCLTEAGASYVRTRRQAGVHAFERLIGELTGDEVEALVAALPALKHLAELESQDREGPKQ from the coding sequence ATGAGCCTGACGTCCGCCGCCACCCTGGCCACCCTGGACCGGACCGGCCCGCGACGCATCACCGATCTGGCCGCGGTCGAGGGCGTCACCCAGCCCGCGATGACCGCCCTGGTCCGGGTGATGGAGGAGTCCGGCCTGGTCGAGCGGCGGGGCGACGCGTCCGACAAGCGGGTCACGCTGGTGTGCCTGACCGAGGCCGGCGCCTCCTATGTCCGGACGCGGCGCCAGGCGGGCGTCCACGCGTTCGAGCGGTTGATCGGCGAGCTCACCGGCGACGAGGTCGAGGCGCTGGTGGCGGCCCTTCCGGCGCTGAAGCATCTGGCAGAGCTCGAAAGCCAGGACCGCGAAGGGCCGAAGCAGTGA
- a CDS encoding MFS transporter, whose amino-acid sequence MTGQPVGGEAVKASPVARSEARLLVPALMFIALVVAAVASLGTPLITSVATSFHVSLGSAQWTLTVALLSGAVATPVLGRLGAGPHRRATILATLAVVVAGSALTVLPLPFAWLLAGRAAQGVGLGLTALMMGVARDHLPEERSAAVIALISVVSIIGAGVGYPLAALLAELGGVRAAYGLGLVVTAAALLTAWRSMPEAPEGRSAHVDVAGAVVLAAALLLVLFLAGERNLWSRHLAVAAGLAVVAVVLLCVWAVIELRSTTPLVDVRAVRHPAVAGANLAMFVGGIGMYLLLTLITRYAQTPHGAGYGFGLTTFVAGLVLIPFSVLGFVAGKLTPRVRTRIADPLLLAGSAVVVGGGFALFAAARSDLAELFAAMGVLGFGVGGFSAAMPGVILAVTPKSETSSAMSFNYVVRSVGYSLGSAIGGLILAAGTGPGHLFPDDNAYTTAALVGIGAMAITTLTSLALARRRSSETNP is encoded by the coding sequence GTGACCGGGCAGCCGGTCGGCGGGGAGGCGGTGAAGGCGTCCCCGGTGGCGCGTTCCGAGGCGCGGCTGCTGGTCCCCGCCCTGATGTTCATCGCTCTGGTCGTGGCGGCGGTCGCCAGCCTCGGGACGCCGCTCATCACCAGCGTGGCGACCTCGTTCCACGTCTCGCTCGGCAGCGCGCAGTGGACGCTGACCGTCGCGCTGCTCAGCGGCGCCGTCGCCACGCCGGTCCTGGGCCGGCTCGGAGCCGGCCCGCACCGGCGGGCCACGATCCTCGCCACGCTGGCGGTCGTCGTCGCCGGCAGCGCGCTCACCGTGCTGCCGCTGCCGTTCGCGTGGCTGCTGGCCGGCAGGGCGGCCCAGGGCGTCGGGCTCGGGCTGACGGCGCTGATGATGGGCGTGGCCCGGGACCACCTCCCCGAGGAGCGCAGCGCGGCCGTGATCGCCCTGATCTCGGTGGTCTCGATCATCGGGGCCGGCGTCGGCTACCCGCTGGCCGCACTGCTCGCCGAGCTCGGCGGGGTACGGGCCGCCTACGGCCTCGGCCTGGTCGTCACCGCCGCCGCCCTCCTGACCGCGTGGCGCTCCATGCCCGAAGCCCCCGAAGGCCGCTCCGCCCACGTGGACGTGGCAGGCGCGGTCGTCCTGGCCGCTGCGCTGCTCCTGGTGCTGTTCCTCGCCGGCGAACGGAATCTGTGGAGCCGGCACCTCGCCGTGGCGGCGGGCCTCGCCGTCGTCGCGGTGGTGCTGCTCTGCGTCTGGGCCGTCATCGAGCTGCGCAGCACGACGCCCCTGGTCGATGTGCGGGCGGTGCGGCACCCGGCGGTCGCCGGGGCGAACCTCGCCATGTTCGTCGGCGGGATCGGCATGTACCTCCTGCTCACGCTCATCACCCGGTACGCGCAGACGCCGCACGGCGCCGGCTACGGCTTCGGGCTGACGACCTTCGTCGCCGGGCTGGTCCTCATCCCGTTCTCGGTGCTGGGGTTCGTCGCCGGCAAGCTCACGCCGCGGGTCCGGACGCGGATCGCCGACCCCCTGCTCCTGGCCGGCAGCGCCGTCGTGGTCGGCGGCGGGTTCGCCCTGTTCGCGGCGGCCCGGTCGGACCTGGCCGAACTGTTCGCGGCGATGGGCGTGCTCGGCTTCGGCGTCGGCGGCTTCTCGGCCGCGATGCCCGGCGTCATCCTGGCCGTCACCCCCAAGAGCGAGACGTCGAGCGCCATGAGCTTCAACTACGTCGTCCGCAGCGTCGGGTACTCCCTGGGCAGCGCCATCGGCGGCCTGATCCTCGCAGCGGGCACCGGCCCCGGCCACCTCTTCCCCGACGACAACGCCTACACCACCGCGGCGCTGGTCGGCATCGGCGCCATGGCGATCACGACGCTGACAAGCCTCGCTCTCGCCCGCCGACGCTCGTCCGAGACCAACCCGTAA
- a CDS encoding RNA polymerase sigma factor: MEVLRSDPDLRFELAIDTVLVALPKFRERLADGRWQSTRSRLSTYFVGALVLDFPNIYRSWLARWSRSAAEEPLDLLGAFDIESPQRGPESTVEARDEVVRLIGTLPTNVRKGVALMGFGYTISEAAQLVGISAKAFESRLGRVRRRVAETHGQRPRL, from the coding sequence ATGGAAGTGCTCAGGTCTGATCCGGACCTGAGGTTCGAACTTGCCATCGACACTGTTTTGGTGGCGTTGCCCAAGTTCCGTGAGCGTCTGGCTGACGGACGTTGGCAGTCGACCCGTAGCCGACTGTCGACCTACTTCGTCGGCGCGCTGGTTCTTGACTTCCCGAACATCTACAGGAGTTGGCTCGCAAGGTGGTCCAGGTCGGCGGCGGAAGAGCCCCTGGACCTTCTCGGGGCATTCGACATCGAGAGTCCTCAGCGCGGTCCTGAATCAACGGTGGAAGCCCGAGATGAGGTGGTCCGGCTCATCGGAACCCTACCGACGAACGTTCGGAAGGGCGTTGCCCTGATGGGCTTTGGCTACACGATCTCGGAGGCGGCACAGCTCGTCGGCATCAGCGCAAAGGCCTTCGAGTCACGGCTTGGGCGAGTGCGACGCAGGGTGGCCGAGACGCACGGCCAACGGCCGAGGCTTTAG
- a CDS encoding DUF1330 domain-containing protein — MPKGYWVSVYRTISDPEKLAAYNKLAAPAVKAGGGRTFARGGRVVAHDGGIAERTVLVEFDSFEQAVAARESAAYQEALVALSDGVERDFRIVEGID, encoded by the coding sequence ATGCCCAAGGGCTACTGGGTCAGCGTCTACCGCACCATTTCAGACCCTGAGAAGCTGGCTGCCTACAACAAGCTGGCCGCTCCGGCCGTCAAGGCCGGGGGCGGTCGAACCTTCGCCCGTGGCGGCCGGGTCGTGGCGCATGACGGCGGAATCGCCGAGCGCACCGTCCTGGTCGAGTTCGACAGCTTCGAGCAGGCCGTCGCGGCACGCGAGAGTGCGGCCTACCAGGAAGCGCTGGTCGCCCTCTCCGACGGCGTCGAGCGCGACTTCCGCATCGTCGAAGGCATCGACTGA